The Papilio machaon chromosome 25, ilPapMach1.1, whole genome shotgun sequence genome contains a region encoding:
- the LOC123722423 gene encoding uncharacterized protein LOC123722423: MNLFFVVLITTLFIDHGASKQTFNKELENTKKHTECIDILKEDLMSHHWSEDEKPCLDEIIKTIINIKNSTLWATWIWDSNQLPVGQLMGSKHHLGNYDQCISDLIGNSSPPFRTKYCLADIVLHSNKELKFKAQEIDPYGHTEEHINMKTEWNQRFNVIIWGVCVPQKCRKNSVKKILQTLMGQSYLGKLKLQPEINIENCEIAGEAKKHIDGFYIIMFAAFILIGVVILCTKYISKQQRIKSGLSKYEVLERSSLSRSQPVI, encoded by the exons atgaatttattttttgttgtgttaATAACGACGTTATTCAtag ATCATGGTGCGTCTAAACAAACTTTTAACAAAGAACTTGAgaacacaaaaaaacatacagaaTGTATTGACATATTGAAAGAAGATTTAATGTCCCATCATTGGTCTGAAGATGAGAAACCTTGTTTggatgaaataattaaaacaattattaatattaaaaattctacacTTTGGGCAACATGGA TTTGGGACAGTAATCAATTACCAGTCGGTCAACTAATGGGTTCGAAGCACCATCTTGGTAACTACGATCAATGCATAAGTGACTTAATTGGGAACTCCTCTCCACCGTTCCGTACCAAATATTGTTTAGCGGATATAGTACTGCATTCTAATAAGGAACTGAAATTCAAGGCACAGGAAATTGACCCTTATGGACATACGGAAGAACATATAAAC ATGAAAACAGAATGGAATCAACGTTTTAATGTGATAATATGGGGTGTCTGCGTGCCACAAAAGTGTCGAAAAAATTCagtgaaaaaaatcttacagaCTCTAATGGGACAGAGTTATTTAggtaaattgaaattacaaccagaaataaatatagagaACTGTGAAATTGCAGGCGAAGCGAAGAAGCATATTGAtggattttatattataat gTTTGCGGCATTTATATTGATAGGAGTTGTTATTTTATGCACAAAATACATATCGAAACAACAGAGAATAAAGTCTGGACTAAGTAAGTACGaagttttggaacgaagttccttatc TCGTTCACAGCCTGTTATTTAA
- the LOC106721730 gene encoding O-acyltransferase like protein-like: MVCMLVSAGNALNFEMYLNSYGMFLLNLVIVVDTFFIMSGILFVRNIKTNSNLWDLVKMLIKRYFRLIWWYIAAQVTIIFILPRFGCGPLCARFMDYEQGACIKTWWLGLLMMANYVDRTNICHAPSWYIFSDFHLTFLAIVIFWIHQKQPRLGKICFGILAFLSILLPGILAYNTPELGDNPFHFQLYKVMRHVKDSKFFVSYLKTHHRASPYFVGLMVGYIMNTYGAKAFRNTFTKKQLFIYFLAFFAIVVYLSTWNYNMQVMLLNVLQRIIWAFIICAIILMSEYGSLPYIKEFLSWSIFVPLSKLTYGMYMVHCIIVMYNTISIRSPLHFNGYLLTEKFLGTLTLSCFISLFFLLFIEAPLNNLVKLFLESIGNTKESQELKNRKTHIHTQESTEELSEKKSKEL; this comes from the exons ATGGTATGTATGCTGGTTAGTGCTGGAAATGCGTTGAATTTTGAAATg TACCTCAACAGCTAcggtatgtttttattaaacctGGTCATCGTTGTGGACACCTTCTTCATAATGTCAGGTATTTTATTCGTCAGGAACATCAAAACCAATAGTAATCTGTGGGATCTTGTGAAAATGCtgataaaaagatattttag ACTTATCTGGTGGTATATAGCCGCCCAAGTGACCATAATCTTCATACTGCCTCGCTTCGGCTGCGGTCCGCTTTGTGCGAGGTTCATGGATTATGAACAAGGAGCTTGTATCAAGACCTGGTGGCTAGGTCTACTGATGATGGCTAATTATGTCGATAGAACCAATATT TGCCACGCTCCATCCTGGTACATATTCAGCGATTTCCATCTAACTTTTTTGGCAATAGTAATATTTTGGATACATCAAAAACAACCGCGCCTTGGGAAGATCTGTTTCGGTATTCTAGCATTTCTCAGTATTCTACTGCCAGGTATATTAGCGTACAATACGCCAGAATTGGGAGATAATCCATTCCACTTCCA aTTATACAAAGTAATGAGGCATGTTAAAGATTCAAAATTTTTCGTATCATACTTAAAAACACACCACAGAGCGAGCCCTTACTTCGTGGGTTTGATGGTAGGCTATATTATGAACACGTACGGAGCCAAGGCttttagaaatacatttacaaag aaacaattatttatttattttctggcATTTTTCGCTatagttgtttatttatctacGTGGAATTACAACATGCaagtaatgttattaaatgttttgcaAAGAATTATCTGGGCCTTTATAATCTGTGCAATTATTTTGATGTCCGAATATGGAAGTTTGc CGTATATCAAAGAATTTCTCTCCTGGTCTATCTTCGTGCCGCTAAGCAAACTAACATACGGAATGTACATGGTCCATTGTATTATCGTCATGTATAATACCATTTCAATACGAAGTCCTCTACACTTCAACGGTTATCTActg ACTGAAAAATTCTTGGGAACTCTAACACTGTCTTGCTTCataagtttgtttttcttgCTGTTCATCGAAGCACCTCTCAATAATCTAGTCAAATTATTTCTGGAATCAAT tgGCAATACCAAAGAAAGTCAAGAATTAAAGAATAGAAAGACCCACATACATACACAAGAAAGTACAGAAGAATTATCAGAGAAAAAGAGCaaagaattataa
- the LOC106721713 gene encoding uncharacterized protein LOC106721713 — MKVVVVFVIILFFDNIVGNNGSANEEVKTTTDYESYIDILRKDLLASSWIEEEKPCLNEILKIIDNVKNTTIWATWIWDSIQLPVGQLYGSIEHFGNYDQCLSETVGDSLLPFRTQYCRANITWRSPKDNEIYANKIDPYSSVDEYIKTRTYLNLRFNELSWGICAPEICQRKSLKTFVSALFKQSHLSKLQTAMEVTIYNCEPAGEVNKHVNGHYYLM, encoded by the exons ATGAAAGTGGTCGtcgtttttgtaattattctattttttg ATAACATTGTAGGTAACAATGGAAGTGCAAACGAAGAGGTTAAAACTACGACAGATTATGAGTCCTACATAGATATATTGAGGAAAGACTTATTAGCGTCCAGTTGGATAGAGGAGGAAAAGCCCTGTCTGaatgaaatattgaaaataatagataatgttaaaaatacaacgATATGGGCAACTTGGA taTGGGATAGTATACAATTACCAGTTGGACAACTGTATGGTTCCATAGAACATTTCGGTAACTACGATCAATGTTTGAGCGAGACAGTTGGTGATTCTTTATTGCCGTTCCGAACACAATACTGTAGGGCAAATATTACTTGGAGATCTCCTAAGGACAACGAAATATATGCTAATAAAATCGATCCTTACTCTTCAGTGGAcgaatatataaaa ACAAGAACGTATCTGAATTTACGATTCAACGAGTTAAGCTGGGGTATTTGTGCACCAGAAATCTGTCAAAGAAAATCATTGAAGACTTTTGTATCTGCTCTATTCAAACAAAGTCATCTTTCAAAGTTGCAAACTGCAATGGaggtgacaatatataactgTGAACCTGCAGGGGAAGTGAACAAGCACGTGAATGGACATTATTACTTGATGTaa
- the LOC106721732 gene encoding nose resistant to fluoxetine protein 6-like translates to MYLSQQNAEDSSYITKILKCFCIKRNIKDFLKENKNDIKCLHGIRFISCSLIVLTHVFTTVFALSAAYGLDHEELFNSYGSYVSEFIIVVDTFFVLSGLLLIRNNTRKRSIRDVAEFIIKRYFRLIWWYTAIMLIIVFVLPRFGCGPMCDKYIQREGGACIKTWWLGLLMIGNYVELAQICYPITWYVYCDFHMSVIGIILLWIYQRSRRIAITCFIILTVLSALLPAIAIYDMPELMKFKIDFETFNTIRNSDNLSVIAMYSQTHNRAIPYVMGIMLGYIMSNYKEIPFGRIITKNSYVFLAVIVTGILSYPFISLSDNLKAALVLLIVRFGWALLICALIALCEYGKLPSIKGFLSWSMFAPLSKLTYGIYFIHFLILTTNMVSVRGRLHYNAYILAERFFGQLTMSAFISLFFLLFIEAPLNNLVQLFLKSVGKTQTKLNVQSNEDNNENKSNELTTEASQTEEKEKLQ, encoded by the exons ATGTATTTATCCCAACAAAACGCAGAAGATTCTTCATATA taacgaaaatattaaaatgctttTGCATCAAAAGGAATATTAAAGACTtcttgaaagaaaataaaaacgacaTAAAATGCTTGCACGGCATCAGATTTATATCTTGCTCTTTAATTGTACTCACGCATGTCTTCACTACTGTATTTGCTTTATCAGCAGCTTATGGATTGGATCATGAGGAG CTTTTCAATAGTTATGGATCTTATGTATCGGAATTCATAATTGTTGTGGACACGTTTTTTGTACTGTCAGGTTTGCTTTTGATAAGGAACAATACCCGAAAACGTTCCATACGAGACGTTGCAGAATTCATAATCAAGCGATATTTTAG actcATATGGTGGTACACAGCAATAATGTTGATCATTGTCTTCGTCTTGCCTCGCTTCGGTTGTGGTCCAATGTGTGACAAATATATCCAGCGCGAGGGAGGGGCTTGCATCAAGACTTGGTGGTTGGGTTTGCTCATGATTGGCAATTATGTCGAATTAGCACAAata TGTTATCCCATCACTTGGTACGTGTACTGCGACTTTCATATGTCTGTGATTGGTATTATTTTGCTCTGGATTTATCAAAGAAGCCGGCGCATAGCTATCACTTGCTTTATCATCCTCACCGTCCTGAGCGCGTTACTTCCTGCTATAGCTATTTACGATATGCCTGAACTTATGAAATTCAAGATCGATTTTGA gACTTTTAATACCATAAGAAATTCCGATAATCTCTCAGTAATAGCGATGTACTCGCAGACACATAATAGAGCCATTCCTTATGTGATGGGAATAATGTTGGGATACATAATGtctaattataaagaaataccTTTCGGAAGGATTATCACAAAG aattcaTACGTTTTCTTGGCTGTAATTGTGACAGGAATACTTTCATAtccatttatttctttgagtGATAATTTAAAAGCCGCTCTTGTGTTACTCATTGTGAGATTTGGATGGGCTCTTTTGATATGCGCATTAATAGCTTTATGTGAATATGGAAAATTGC cTTCCATCAAAGGATTTCTGTCTTGGTCAATGTTTGCGCCTCTCAGTAAATTAACGTacggaatttattttattcactttCTGATTCTAACCACGAATATGGTCTCAGTTAGAGGTCGTCTTCACTACAATGCTTATATTTTG GCGGAGAGATTCTTTGGACAACTAACGATGTCTGCTTTTATAAGCTTATTCTTCTTGCTGTTTATTGAAGCGCCTCTGAACAATTTAGTTCAACTTTTTTTGAAGTCTGT tgggaaaacacaaacaaaattaaatgtacaatcAAATGAAgacaataatgaaaataaatccaACGAATTAACGACAGAAGCGTCACAAACCGAGGAAAAAGAGAAATTACAATGA
- the LOC106721731 gene encoding uncharacterized protein LOC106721731, with the protein MYTTRIYLLAIVALASADQMQWVPYGNLQAYNLQEDQQVQPSEFSGGYNFGDEGSSLGDHGSSGHDFGGQSFGGHDFGGHDLKAHSYPVHQHVEEENPEPVKHYKEIVVPVHKNVEFKINQPVLIPVPHPVPIQVPVPKAVVIPIIKEVSIPVEKSVPYPVEKTVHVPKFKDVPFEVVKHILVPVEKPIPFKVPVYETIIHTKKGSHKF; encoded by the exons ATGTACACAACAAGGATATAC TTGCTAGCCATAGTGGCGCTAGCGTCGGCTGACCAGATGCAGTGGGTACCGTACGGGAACCTTCAAGCATACAACTTACAAGAGGATCAGCAg GTTCAACCAAGTGAATTCTCAGGGGGCTATAACTTCGGTGATGAAGGCAGTTCCTTAGGTGATCACGGTAGTTCAGGCCACGATTTCGGGGGTCAAAGTTTTGGCGGTCATGATTTTGGCGGTCATGATCTCAAAGCACATTCGTATCCAGTACATCAACACGTTGAAGAAGAGAATCCTGAACCGGTAAAGCATTACAAAGAGATAGTTGTACCGGTTCATAAGAATGTGgagtttaaaattaaccaGCCTGTCTTGATCCCTGTACCTCATCCGGTTCCCATACAAGTGCCGGTTCCTAAAGCAGTGGTTATACCGATTATCAAAGAAGTTTCTATTCCTGTTGAAAAGTCGGTTCCTTACCCAGTTGAGAAGACGGTGCATGTTCCAAAGTTCAAGGATGTTCCGTTTGAGGTTGTGAAACATATCCTTGTTCCGGTCGAAAAACCAATACCTTTCAAAGTACCTGTGTATGAAACAATCATACATACAAAGAAGGGATCacataagttttaa